From the genome of Vallitalea okinawensis, one region includes:
- a CDS encoding CPBP family intramembrane glutamic endopeptidase: MNKSIRLTNLYALLILVIFLIGSMILNPIFLYLGFNDLLRTFTTYTLLLFIPTLIFIKQSGSNNIKEILRIKPINIKSIFLVILFAITIQPFMNFISGLSNLFFTNTLNDYLIEVMSLPSLFLVLTLAVLPAIFEEIPTRGMILSGYEHVDVKIAALINGLFFGMLHLNFQQFFYAFLLGFLFVYLVKATGSIFSSMIAHFVINATQVLTLKLAFANFGSEYVDMMNNVTTDEMMLSVMAALFLAVIFTPVAIVFLYLLIKVNKKEELFNFRFDKESLQILKSKHMIPFYITVVIFILVSVLIELLASLPV, encoded by the coding sequence ATGAATAAATCCATTCGATTAACTAACTTATATGCTTTACTAATACTCGTGATTTTTTTAATTGGTTCTATGATATTAAATCCTATCTTCTTATATTTGGGGTTCAATGATTTGTTGCGAACTTTCACGACTTATACCCTCCTATTATTTATTCCTACACTCATTTTTATTAAGCAATCTGGTAGTAATAATATAAAGGAAATCTTGCGTATTAAACCAATTAATATAAAAAGTATTTTTTTAGTTATATTATTCGCAATAACCATTCAACCCTTTATGAATTTTATATCTGGTTTATCCAACTTATTTTTTACAAACACATTAAATGACTATCTCATTGAAGTTATGAGTCTGCCATCTCTATTTTTAGTTTTGACATTAGCGGTTCTACCTGCCATCTTTGAAGAAATACCTACTAGAGGGATGATTTTGTCAGGATATGAGCATGTTGATGTAAAAATAGCTGCTTTAATAAATGGACTTTTCTTTGGTATGCTTCATCTAAATTTTCAACAGTTTTTTTACGCTTTCTTACTAGGGTTCTTATTCGTTTATCTAGTAAAAGCAACAGGCTCCATCTTTTCATCTATGATTGCTCATTTTGTTATTAATGCCACACAAGTCCTTACTTTGAAGCTAGCATTTGCTAACTTTGGATCAGAATATGTTGATATGATGAATAATGTAACTACAGATGAAATGATGCTTTCTGTCATGGCTGCATTATTTTTAGCAGTTATCTTCACACCTGTAGCTATTGTATTCTTATATTTACTTATAAAGGTTAATAAAAAGGAAGAGCTCTTCAACTTTAGGTTTGATAAAGAAAGTCTTCAAATCCTTAAATCTAAACATATGATACCATTTTATATTACCGTAGTTATATTCATATTAGTTAGTGTTTTAATTGAACTGCTTGCATCTCTTCCGGTATAA
- a CDS encoding DUF3243 domain-containing protein, which translates to MDLKNSDNLQHWDKWKETLNQAVDVGQTVGMTEETMSKIAMKVGNFLSSNIDPENKEQRVIKELWDIGDDHDRKTLSKLMLKIAKHED; encoded by the coding sequence ATGGATTTAAAAAATAGCGATAATCTTCAGCACTGGGATAAGTGGAAAGAGACATTGAACCAAGCCGTTGATGTCGGTCAAACTGTTGGTATGACAGAGGAAACGATGAGTAAGATTGCTATGAAAGTAGGTAATTTTTTATCATCAAATATTGATCCAGAAAATAAAGAACAAAGGGTTATAAAAGAACTTTGGGATATCGGCGATGATCATGATAGAAAAACTTTATCTAAGCTGATGCTAAAAATAGCAAAACATGAAGACTAG
- a CDS encoding GNAT family N-acetyltransferase: MNSKLKRIYEERSQIYNCSIEQFEDEGITLMEVESMRGKGYFTLANFRDHLFVRIDPEMETPIGKLDISLKEKPSDVINALKDHYSFSDRMIEKTYCYYYYLKDEPLINHSSLIVKRITDDEVNQLNTFLNGLSEEELELADIELDKLDPVIFSGYLDNKIIGYVSHRYPIGHESIGDIGIVIDSEYRGKGFGKAMLIHEVNWCLENGIVPMYVVLDDNNASSSLVQKLGFEQVCEIYRLK; this comes from the coding sequence ATGAACAGCAAATTAAAGAGAATCTATGAAGAAAGATCACAGATCTACAATTGTTCAATTGAACAATTTGAAGATGAAGGAATAACTTTGATGGAAGTTGAATCGATGCGAGGAAAGGGCTATTTTACTCTTGCAAACTTCCGAGACCATCTATTTGTTAGAATAGATCCAGAGATGGAAACACCCATTGGTAAGTTAGACATCTCATTAAAAGAGAAACCCTCAGATGTCATTAACGCTCTAAAAGATCATTATTCCTTTTCGGATAGAATGATTGAAAAGACATATTGCTATTACTATTATTTGAAAGATGAACCTTTGATTAATCACTCTAGTCTAATAGTTAAGCGGATAACTGATGATGAAGTAAATCAGTTGAACACGTTCTTAAATGGGCTGTCAGAGGAAGAGTTGGAATTAGCTGATATTGAACTTGATAAGCTTGATCCAGTTATATTTAGTGGATATTTAGACAATAAGATAATTGGATACGTTAGTCATCGTTATCCAATTGGACATGAATCAATTGGTGATATTGGGATCGTTATTGATTCTGAATATAGAGGAAAAGGATTTGGTAAGGCCATGCTTATTCATGAAGTAAACTGGTGTCTTGAAAATGGAATTGTGCCTATGTATGTGGTTTTGGATGACAATAATGCATCAAGTTCACTAGTTCAAAAGTTAGGATTTGAGCAAGTATGCGAAATATACAGGTTGAAATAG
- the truA gene encoding tRNA pseudouridine(38-40) synthase TruA — translation MNNYRLTIAYDGSRYKGWQRLKDNDQTIQGKIENVLTLMVGQTIEIIGSGRTDAGVHALHQVANFKIQKRLKINEIMEYLNHYLPDDIVVLDVSEVSDRFHARYNATHKQYLYRINNSTYKDPFTRKYTYHLSQSLNITQMNKAASYFLGEKDFKSFTTMKSKKKSTVRKINSIDIAVKDGEITFLFDGDGFLYNMVRIIVGTLIEVGLGHMKVDAIPEIFKKMERQYAGPTAPAQGLFLKEVFYN, via the coding sequence ATGAATAATTATCGATTAACAATCGCCTATGATGGTTCAAGATATAAAGGTTGGCAACGCTTAAAGGATAATGACCAAACCATACAAGGAAAAATTGAAAACGTACTCACCTTAATGGTTGGACAAACTATTGAAATTATAGGTTCAGGTCGAACAGATGCAGGTGTACATGCCCTCCATCAAGTAGCTAATTTTAAAATACAGAAACGACTTAAGATCAACGAGATTATGGAATACCTCAATCATTATTTACCTGATGACATAGTGGTATTGGATGTTTCTGAGGTTAGTGATAGGTTTCATGCTCGTTATAACGCTACCCATAAGCAATATCTTTATCGTATTAATAATAGTACCTATAAAGATCCTTTTACAAGAAAATATACTTATCATTTATCGCAGTCTCTTAATATTACGCAAATGAATAAAGCTGCCAGTTACTTTTTAGGTGAGAAAGATTTTAAATCCTTCACTACTATGAAGAGTAAGAAGAAATCAACTGTCCGAAAGATTAATTCAATAGACATTGCCGTTAAAGATGGAGAGATTACGTTTCTATTTGATGGAGACGGTTTTCTTTATAATATGGTTCGTATCATTGTCGGTACACTAATTGAAGTTGGATTAGGTCATATGAAAGTAGATGCTATTCCAGAAATCTTTAAGAAAATGGAACGTCAATATGCAGGACCTACTGCTCCTGCCCAAGGTTTGTTTCTGAAAGAAGTTTTTTATAACTAG
- a CDS encoding ABC transporter permease, which produces MKISITKDKYFKCCSIVFLLVTWHILALAVGSELKLPSPKATFISTYDIITSSGFLSVTISTFIRGIFSIILSLFLAVTLGFLAGIFKSFNYFLQPYITIIRSTPTMAVIFILLTTFSDGGIASVAICVLVSFPILYSNVLEGIQNVNQSLIQMADIYEVKKMLILKDIYLPSIKNYIIAGLSASVGLNFKVMISAEVIGEVKDSMGKALYLANANLKKPEVFAWCIILILLVWIIDNLWNYFLSRQGKGQHV; this is translated from the coding sequence ATGAAAATTTCTATTACCAAAGATAAATACTTTAAGTGCTGTTCAATAGTATTTTTATTAGTTACTTGGCACATATTAGCTTTAGCTGTAGGTAGTGAATTAAAGCTACCTTCACCTAAAGCTACTTTTATAAGCACCTATGATATTATAACTAGCTCTGGATTTTTATCGGTTACTATATCAACCTTTATAAGAGGGATATTTAGTATTATTCTATCCTTATTTTTAGCTGTTACATTAGGTTTTCTTGCAGGCATATTTAAAAGTTTTAATTACTTTTTGCAACCCTACATAACAATTATAAGATCCACACCAACGATGGCGGTTATCTTTATACTTCTAACAACATTCAGCGATGGAGGAATAGCTTCTGTTGCTATCTGTGTACTAGTTAGTTTTCCAATTCTGTATAGCAATGTATTAGAGGGTATCCAAAATGTCAACCAATCCCTCATACAAATGGCAGATATATACGAAGTAAAAAAAATGCTCATTCTGAAAGATATCTATTTGCCATCAATTAAGAATTATATTATTGCAGGATTAAGTGCATCGGTTGGACTGAATTTTAAAGTAATGATATCAGCTGAAGTTATTGGTGAAGTAAAAGATTCTATGGGAAAAGCACTGTACTTAGCAAATGCTAACTTAAAAAAGCCTGAGGTTTTTGCATGGTGTATCATATTAATTCTTTTAGTATGGATTATAGAT
- a CDS encoding AI-2E family transporter, with protein MFKIDWDKDKITYILLRVILITYAILVFKFSMNWDDTLTGVGKYIDLLFPFLLGFLFAFLINPGVTKFEAYYSKLYFRKGTDKNKKKEDRAIIEKKKKRVRNLSIFTMYLIVLFFVVLTIRYIVPQLLDSISTLLVDFPDVIEDVVERATVFSDNIVKDSESFNQFYDAIKGYIPSVLGTIESFFTSFIPSLLETSISITNNVFDLVMALIISVYLIADKERFIILGKKLNYAIFKKGLADHILEISRECNNIFKRFFVGKTLDSLIIGILCFICMNLFNFPYALLISVIVGITNMIPYFGPFIGAVPGFFIILFVDPIKSLWFILFILALQQFDGIILGPKILGESVGLRPIWIVFSIIVGGGLFGFAGMLLGVPTFTVLYNLTKRYINKRLENKLITKEDLNNL; from the coding sequence ATGTTTAAGATTGATTGGGATAAAGATAAAATTACATATATACTATTACGAGTTATCCTCATCACTTATGCTATATTAGTCTTTAAATTTTCTATGAATTGGGATGATACCTTAACGGGTGTAGGGAAATATATAGATCTATTATTCCCCTTTTTACTAGGCTTTTTATTTGCTTTTCTTATTAATCCCGGTGTTACGAAATTTGAAGCTTATTATAGTAAGTTATATTTTAGAAAAGGGACAGATAAAAATAAAAAGAAGGAAGATCGTGCTATCATTGAGAAGAAGAAAAAAAGAGTACGTAATCTTTCTATCTTTACCATGTATCTTATCGTACTTTTTTTCGTTGTGTTGACAATACGTTATATCGTACCACAGTTACTTGATAGTATCTCAACACTACTAGTTGACTTTCCCGATGTTATAGAAGATGTAGTAGAGAGAGCAACAGTATTTTCTGATAATATTGTTAAAGACTCTGAGAGTTTTAACCAATTCTATGATGCCATAAAAGGCTATATACCGTCAGTTCTCGGAACTATAGAAAGCTTTTTTACCAGCTTTATACCAAGCTTACTAGAAACATCCATATCAATAACTAATAATGTTTTTGATCTCGTTATGGCTCTCATTATTTCCGTATACCTAATCGCTGATAAAGAACGTTTTATTATATTAGGTAAAAAGCTTAACTATGCTATATTTAAAAAGGGACTAGCTGATCATATCCTTGAAATCTCCCGGGAATGTAATAACATTTTTAAGAGATTCTTTGTTGGTAAGACGCTGGATTCATTGATTATCGGTATATTATGCTTTATTTGCATGAATTTATTTAACTTTCCCTATGCGTTATTAATTAGTGTCATCGTCGGTATAACTAATATGATTCCTTATTTTGGTCCATTCATAGGAGCTGTTCCAGGTTTCTTTATTATACTTTTTGTAGACCCAATTAAATCACTTTGGTTCATCTTATTTATATTGGCACTGCAACAATTCGATGGTATCATCCTTGGCCCTAAGATACTTGGTGAATCTGTAGGTTTACGACCAATTTGGATTGTCTTTTCTATCATTGTCGGTGGAGGACTCTTTGGATTTGCTGGTATGCTTTTAGGCGTCCCTACATTTACAGTACTATATAATTTGACAAAACGCTACATTAATAAACGTTTAGAAAATAAACTTATTACAAAGGAAGATTTGAATAATTTATAA
- a CDS encoding cytidine deaminase, giving the protein MNKSIEKEMYDRVIEFIEQRYPEGWGGAGIVHTDKNKYLISVALEVFNASVELCIETGAMIEATKYNEKITHCLCVVRDDENSPYKVLSPCGICQERLRYWGEDVKVGVTTENNELKFVELKELQPYHWTKAYNAEDLEHYQADN; this is encoded by the coding sequence ATGAATAAAAGTATTGAGAAAGAGATGTATGACAGAGTGATAGAATTTATTGAACAAAGATATCCAGAGGGTTGGGGAGGGGCTGGAATCGTACATACAGATAAGAATAAGTATTTAATTAGCGTGGCACTTGAGGTTTTTAATGCGAGTGTTGAATTATGCATTGAAACAGGTGCGATGATAGAAGCAACAAAATATAATGAGAAGATAACACATTGTCTTTGTGTAGTTAGAGATGATGAGAACTCACCATATAAAGTATTATCACCATGTGGGATTTGTCAGGAACGATTACGTTACTGGGGAGAAGACGTGAAAGTAGGAGTAACAACAGAAAACAATGAACTGAAGTTTGTGGAATTAAAAGAATTACAGCCATATCATTGGACAAAGGCATATAATGCAGAAGATTTAGAGCATTATCAAGCAGATAACTAA
- the trxA gene encoding thioredoxin, whose product MALAFTDSNFENEVLNSNIPVLVDFYADWCGPCKMMSPVVDELAKELEGKVKIGKLNVDESGQTAQKYRVMSIPTMLIIKNGEVVDQIVGAVPKQQLQSKLEKFM is encoded by the coding sequence ATGGCATTAGCTTTTACAGATTCAAATTTTGAGAATGAAGTATTAAATTCAAATATTCCAGTATTAGTTGACTTTTATGCAGACTGGTGTGGACCATGTAAGATGATGAGTCCTGTTGTTGATGAGTTAGCAAAAGAATTAGAAGGTAAAGTTAAAATCGGTAAATTAAATGTTGATGAGAGTGGCCAAACAGCTCAAAAATACCGTGTTATGAGTATACCTACTATGTTAATTATTAAAAATGGTGAAGTAGTTGATCAAATTGTTGGAGCTGTACCAAAGCAACAACTACAATCAAAACTTGAAAAGTTCATGTAA
- the trmB gene encoding tRNA (guanosine(46)-N7)-methyltransferase TrmB, producing MRLRNIKDTDLKFANCKAIIEDAAVYKGNWKETYFKNNNPIHVEFGMGKGQFLSTHAINNSDINYVGFEKFTKVLVRALDKFDELENAAIVRMDVEAIEDVFEEGEIDIIYLNFSDPWPKDRHGKRRLTYRTFLDRYRTILKDKGEVHFKTDNQDLFDFSIEEFQERGWNLRNVTRDLHHSEYIEGNIMTEYEERYVSIGQPIYRLIAMKPHTEMNMMDE from the coding sequence ATGCGTCTTAGAAATATTAAAGATACAGACTTAAAATTTGCTAATTGTAAGGCAATTATTGAAGATGCTGCGGTTTATAAAGGAAACTGGAAAGAAACCTACTTTAAAAACAATAACCCTATACATGTTGAATTTGGTATGGGTAAGGGGCAGTTTTTAAGTACACATGCTATTAATAACAGTGACATCAATTATGTGGGGTTTGAAAAGTTCACGAAAGTGTTGGTAAGAGCGTTAGACAAATTTGATGAACTTGAAAATGCGGCAATCGTTCGAATGGATGTTGAAGCTATAGAAGATGTATTTGAAGAAGGTGAAATTGATATTATTTATCTCAATTTTTCAGATCCTTGGCCTAAAGACCGGCATGGGAAAAGACGTCTTACCTATAGAACTTTTTTAGATCGATATCGTACAATTTTAAAAGATAAAGGAGAAGTACACTTTAAGACAGATAATCAAGATCTTTTTGATTTTTCTATAGAAGAGTTCCAAGAAAGAGGCTGGAATTTAAGAAATGTGACTAGAGATTTACATCATTCAGAGTACATAGAGGGAAATATTATGACCGAATATGAAGAACGATATGTGAGTATAGGACAACCTATTTATCGATTAATAGCAATGAAACCTCATACAGAAATGAACATGATGGATGAATAA
- a CDS encoding 3'-5' exonuclease: MQSYVVLDIETTGTSPIYDKITEIGAVRILDGRVVEKYEQLINPGVIISDRITEITGITNEMVEGQPVIGEVLKGFVDFCGDEPIVGHNVMFDYRFLKNNAINNQLDFDRMGLDTLAIARKVLRHLHSRSLESLCRYYDIGREREHRAFDDAFATYKLLELMRREYCNDDPHLFVPQQLLYKPVKMSPITDKQLRYLKYLINYHQIEPDFIPDKLTKNEASKIIDEIIFKYGRKIGS; this comes from the coding sequence ATGCAGTCATACGTTGTATTAGATATTGAGACAACAGGTACGAGCCCAATATATGATAAGATAACTGAGATAGGTGCAGTAAGAATCTTAGATGGGCGTGTAGTGGAAAAATATGAGCAACTGATTAATCCAGGGGTGATTATTTCAGATCGGATTACAGAGATAACAGGCATTACTAATGAAATGGTAGAGGGGCAACCAGTAATAGGGGAAGTGTTAAAAGGCTTCGTTGATTTCTGTGGTGATGAGCCTATTGTAGGTCATAATGTTATGTTTGATTATCGCTTTTTAAAGAATAATGCAATTAATAACCAGTTGGATTTTGACCGTATGGGTTTAGACACTTTAGCCATTGCTAGGAAGGTTTTAAGACATTTACATAGTAGGAGCCTTGAATCACTATGCAGGTATTACGATATCGGGCGTGAGCGTGAACATAGAGCTTTTGATGATGCCTTTGCAACGTACAAGCTTTTAGAACTTATGAGAAGAGAATATTGTAATGATGATCCTCATCTATTTGTACCACAACAATTACTCTACAAACCTGTTAAAATGAGTCCAATTACGGATAAACAACTTAGATACCTTAAGTATTTAATTAACTATCACCAAATAGAACCAGATTTTATTCCTGATAAGTTGACAAAAAATGAAGCAAGCAAGATCATTGATGAGATTATATTTAAATATGGAAGAAAAATTGGTAGTTAG
- a CDS encoding ABC transporter substrate-binding protein encodes MKKTLTFLCMLIVVSLLFVGCESSKTDPTTDVYNKDGETETVTEDNKLELDIIVPSGTPAMSMVKLMEEQPSLGENVEVNYEVVASTDALKAKVIAGEADIAIVPTNLASILYNKGINYQVAATSVWGNLYLVSDKPLSSTSELANETIYLFGQGLSPDIIFTYLLEHIGINKTDDLEINYLQGATEIAPLFLTGEAHVALIPEPMLTKVKAKKDVTVILDLQEEWKNVTGQDTSYPQASLIVNKDFIESNPEILNTFLDMYEDSINWINENPAQTGEYYESQELGLEKAIVEASIPQSNIMYKGANEAKDAINTYLEVLHNYSPDTVGGQLPDENFYYQR; translated from the coding sequence ATGAAAAAAACATTGACATTTTTATGTATGCTTATAGTTGTATCTTTATTATTCGTAGGTTGTGAATCAAGTAAAACAGATCCTACAACAGACGTATATAATAAAGATGGTGAAACAGAGACTGTTACAGAAGATAATAAATTGGAACTAGATATAATTGTACCTTCAGGGACACCTGCTATGTCCATGGTTAAACTTATGGAAGAACAGCCGTCTTTAGGTGAAAACGTAGAGGTTAATTATGAAGTCGTAGCATCAACAGATGCTTTAAAGGCTAAGGTTATTGCTGGTGAAGCAGATATAGCTATTGTACCAACGAATCTAGCATCCATTTTGTATAACAAAGGTATCAACTATCAAGTAGCTGCAACATCAGTTTGGGGGAATCTGTACTTAGTTAGTGACAAACCTCTTTCCAGTACAAGTGAATTAGCAAATGAGACCATTTATTTATTTGGTCAGGGATTATCACCAGATATCATTTTTACATACCTTCTAGAGCACATAGGCATTAATAAAACAGATGATTTAGAAATTAATTATTTGCAAGGTGCTACTGAGATTGCGCCATTGTTCTTAACTGGAGAAGCTCATGTTGCATTAATACCAGAGCCAATGCTAACAAAGGTAAAGGCAAAGAAAGATGTTACAGTTATTCTAGATCTACAAGAAGAGTGGAAAAATGTTACGGGGCAAGATACAAGTTATCCTCAGGCATCACTTATTGTCAACAAAGATTTTATAGAAAGCAATCCAGAAATATTAAATACTTTCTTAGATATGTATGAAGATAGTATCAATTGGATTAATGAAAATCCAGCTCAAACAGGTGAGTACTATGAAAGTCAAGAATTGGGCTTAGAAAAAGCCATTGTTGAAGCTTCAATTCCACAATCCAATATCATGTATAAAGGTGCCAATGAAGCAAAAGATGCTATCAACACATACTTAGAAGTACTTCATAATTATAGTCCTGATACAGTAGGAGGACAGTTACCGGATGAAAATTTCTATTACCAAAGATAA